In a genomic window of Alcanivorax sp.:
- a CDS encoding 2Fe-2S iron-sulfur cluster-binding protein yields MGKIIFIEHDDTEHVTEFRAGSTLMQVAVDNAVPGIDGDCGGECACGTCHMIVADEWFGNTGTVGDAEEQMLSMTPERARTSRLGCQVEITEAMDGMTVHLPEFQM; encoded by the coding sequence GTGGGAAAAATTATCTTTATTGAACATGACGATACCGAGCATGTGACGGAATTCAGGGCGGGTTCTACGCTTATGCAAGTTGCGGTTGATAACGCCGTGCCAGGTATCGATGGTGATTGTGGCGGCGAGTGCGCCTGTGGTACCTGCCACATGATTGTTGCCGATGAGTGGTTCGGCAATACCGGAACGGTTGGTGACGCGGAAGAACAGATGCTGTCCATGACCCCGGAGCGGGCGAGAACCTCGCGTCTGGGCTGCCAGGTAGAAATTACTGAGGCGATGGACGGTATGACCGTGCATTTGCCTGAATTCCAGATGTAA